One region of Mus musculus strain C57BL/6J chromosome 15, GRCm38.p6 C57BL/6J genomic DNA includes:
- the 9430069I07Rik gene encoding uncharacterized protein LOC77358 has translation MSITKAAGSLRISRMGRAQCLTTEMYEPGVLRQKWAQLCSKTLHMWTAAKEDKEGFLGAPRQTQVLFGMRSSSGKLSWAMKDTPCPHPFFYKENIFPTVLRLMRGEEVLRL, from the exons ATGTCTATCACTAAAGCAGCCGGATCCCTGCGTATCTCTAGGATGGGGCGTGCACAATGCTTGACTACTGAG ATGTACGAGCCAGGTGTGTTGAGGCAGAAGTGGGCACAGTTGTGTTCCAAGACGCTGCACATGTGGACTGCTGCAAAGGAAGACAAAGAAG GCTTTCTTGGAGCCCCCAGGCAGACCCAGGTGCTCTTTGGGATGAGGTCCTCGTCTGGAAAGCTATCCTGGGCTATGAAGGACACACCATGTCCACACCCATTCTTCTATAAGGAGAACATCTTTCCAACAGTCCTGAGGCTCATGCGTGGAGAGGAAGTACTTAGGCTCTGA